The Leptospira wolffii serovar Khorat str. Khorat-H2 genome has a segment encoding these proteins:
- a CDS encoding type II toxin-antitoxin system PemK/MazF family toxin: MVISQYEVYLINLDPTIGHEIKKSRPCVIISPNEMNKFIGTVIIAPMTTKSHSYPTRVELTFQSKKGWIVLDQIRTVDKVRLIKKLGKIELKTVTKVKQVIQEMLVD, encoded by the coding sequence TATTTAATCAACTTAGATCCGACAATTGGGCATGAAATCAAAAAATCAAGACCATGTGTTATAATATCACCGAATGAAATGAATAAGTTTATTGGTACGGTTATTATTGCGCCAATGACTACTAAATCACATTCCTATCCAACAAGAGTAGAGTTAACATTTCAAAGCAAGAAGGGATGGATAGTTTTAGATCAAATTCGAACAGTTGATAAAGTACGTTTGATTAAAAAGCTTGGCAAAATTGAATTAAAAACAGTCACCAAAGTTAAACAAGTTATTCAGGAAATGTTGGTAGATTGA